A single uncultured Methanolobus sp. DNA region contains:
- a CDS encoding 3-methyl-2-oxobutanoate dehydrogenase subunit VorB: MATQLVKGNTAAVIGALYAGCDCYFGYPITPASEILQEASRYFPKLGRKFVQAESEEAAINMVYGAASTGHRVMTASSGPGISLKQEGVSYMAGAELPCVIVDIMRAGPGLGNIGPEQGDYSQVVKGGGHGNYKNIVLAPNSVQEMCDFVIKGFELAFKYRNPVVVLADGVLGQMVESLQFPEVSVKPEIDTEWAVSGTAETRENLVSSIFLDFNQLEEFNYEIQEKYATIEEQEVDFEDYMTRDASIILVSYGISSRICKSAVDQARKEGIKVGLFRPKTLFPFPKEELKDIADSRECTFVSVEMSNGQMLEDIKLAIECSRPTALVYRMGGNLITMDQVLESIRNIAALED, translated from the coding sequence ATGGCAACACAATTAGTAAAAGGTAACACAGCGGCTGTCATAGGTGCACTATACGCTGGCTGTGACTGTTATTTCGGTTATCCTATCACTCCTGCAAGTGAGATATTGCAGGAAGCTTCCAGGTATTTCCCAAAGCTTGGAAGGAAATTCGTACAGGCAGAATCAGAAGAAGCTGCAATTAACATGGTCTATGGTGCAGCATCTACCGGTCACAGGGTCATGACCGCTTCATCCGGTCCGGGAATCAGCCTGAAGCAGGAAGGAGTTTCCTACATGGCAGGAGCTGAACTCCCATGTGTCATAGTTGACATCATGAGAGCAGGCCCGGGACTTGGAAACATCGGTCCTGAGCAGGGAGATTACAGCCAGGTCGTAAAAGGCGGAGGACACGGTAACTACAAGAATATAGTACTTGCTCCAAACTCCGTGCAGGAAATGTGCGACTTCGTTATCAAAGGATTTGAACTTGCTTTCAAATACCGCAATCCGGTTGTCGTACTGGCTGACGGTGTCCTTGGGCAGATGGTAGAATCCCTTCAGTTCCCTGAAGTTTCAGTAAAACCTGAGATTGACACAGAATGGGCTGTAAGCGGCACAGCAGAAACCAGGGAGAACCTTGTATCATCTATTTTCCTCGACTTCAACCAGCTTGAGGAATTCAACTACGAGATCCAGGAAAAGTACGCAACCATTGAGGAGCAGGAAGTTGATTTTGAGGATTATATGACAAGGGATGCATCTATCATTCTTGTGTCCTACGGAATCAGCAGCCGCATATGCAAATCTGCAGTTGACCAGGCAAGAAAGGAAGGTATCAAGGTAGGTCTTTTCAGGCCAAAGACACTCTTCCCGTTCCCGAAGGAAGAACTGAAAGATATTGCAGATTCAAGGGAATGTACATTCGTCTCAGTTGAGATGAGCAACGGACAGATGCTTGAAGATATAAAACTGGCAATTGAATGCAGCAGACCAACAGCACTTGTATACCGCATGGGTGGAAATCTCATAACAATGGACCAGGTGCTTGAAAGCATAAGGAACATCGCAGCTCTGGAGGACTGA
- a CDS encoding ferredoxin family protein — protein MSGKKEPYPVINIIECKACGRCIVACPKGVLKMSDDLNERGYHYIEYAGEGCTGCSNCYYTCPEPLAIEIHIPLKDD, from the coding sequence ATGTCAGGCAAAAAAGAACCATACCCGGTTATTAATATCATAGAGTGTAAAGCCTGCGGACGTTGTATTGTAGCATGTCCCAAAGGTGTCCTGAAAATGAGCGACGATCTCAACGAAAGAGGATACCATTACATCGAATATGCAGGTGAGGGCTGCACAGGTTGTTCCAACTGTTATTATACCTGTCCTGAGCCGCTTGCCATAGAGATACACATTCCGCTTAAGGACGATTGA